From a single Nakaseomyces glabratus chromosome H, complete sequence genomic region:
- the OMS1 gene encoding putative RNA methyltransferase (CAGL0H07227g~Ortholog(s) have role in filamentous growth and mitochondrial envelope localization), with product MLLMRCVAQTRNRFPVVRPILQVHYSARYKSDANSNTKTYIPQPTAKVRRPKTKEEIAKEKHEKALQSPYRLVRWAAIASSEKFNKSMTKYMVGIYAIFLIYGVYFSKKLFQKEKELEKLEGKAKTSGINEYESLRIKELRGKLRRRDELKLEQYQQMIDKGITDFDGITLENNDQNRLNESIVPAHDTTEFYDHKAEEYDKAINSEERAILMGRKRKWLMKHCEGDVLEVACGTGRNIKYLDIERVNSLIFLDSSENMLEIANKKFRDRFPTYKKVAFVKGRAEDLLDLAGDDPDKKEQKKFDTIIEAFGLCSHEDPVKALKNFQELLKPGGRIVLLEHGRGSVGLINKILDKRAKRRLETWGCRWNLDIGEILDDSGLDVVEEYTSHLGTTWCVVAKKKSDVRKKKEISFIEKYFRSGLREKIQHMNEENNRTTSNVNSNNAEIPSNTSK from the coding sequence ATGCTTTTAATGCGCTGTGTTGCGCAGACTAGGAACCGTTTTCCTGTTGTGCGACCAATACTCCAGGTTCATTACAGTGCTAGGTACAAGTCCGATGCCAATTCCAATACCAAGACATATATCCCTCAACCGACTGCTAAAGTGAGACGTCCTAAGACGAAAGAGGAGATTGCCAAAGAGAAACATGAAAAGGCGTTGCAATCGCCGTATCGGCTAGTTCGTTGGGCTGCTATTGCAAGCTCAGAGAAGTTCAATAAGAGCATGACGAAGTACATGGTAGGTATTTATGCAATATTCTTGATTTATGGTGTTTATTTCTCTAagaaattgtttcaaaaagagaaagaactCGAAAAATTGGAGGGGAAGGCCAAGACCAGCGGTATTAATGAATATGAGAGCTTGAGAATAAAAGAACTTAGAGGTAAACTGAGAAGACGTGACGAATTGAAACTAGAACAGTATCAACAAATGATTGATAAGGGAATCACTGATTTTGATGGAATCACTTTGGAGAACAATGACCAAAATCGATTAAACGAATCTATTGTTCCTGCTCATGATACTACAGAATTTTATGATCATAAAGCAGAAGAATATGACAAAGCTATCAATAGTGAAGAAAGAGCAATTTTAATGggaaggaaaagaaagtgGTTGATGAAGCACTGTGAAGGTGACGTCCTAGAGGTTGCCTGTGGTACAGGAAGGAACATCAAGTATCTGGACATAGAGAGGGTGAACTCCTTAATATTTTTAGACTCTTCCGAAAACATGCTGGAAATagctaataaaaaatttagaGACAGGTTTCCAACGTACAAAAAAGTCGCATTTGTCAAAGGAAGGGCAGAAGATCTTCTAGATTTAGCTGGTGATGACCCCGATAAAAAAGAGCAAAAGAAGTTTGACACTATTATTGAAGCCTTTGGACTATGTTCGCATGAAGATCCAGTCAAAGCcttgaaaaatttccaaGAATTACTCAAACCTGGTGGGAGAATTGTCTTATTAGAGCATGGAAGAGGGTCTGTGGGAttaataaacaaaatattagaCAAGAGAGCCAAAAGGAGACTTGAGACATGGGGATGTAGGTGGAACTTAGACATCGGAGAGATACTAGACGATTCTGGACTAGATGTAGTCGAAGAATATACTTCTCATCTTGGTACCACATGGTGTGTAGTtgcaaaaaagaaatctgatgtgagaaagaagaaagaaattagcttcattgaaaaatacTTCAGATCTGGGTTGAGAGAGAAGATCCAACATATGAACGAGGAAAACAATAGGACGACCTCTAATGTAAATAGTAATAACGCTGAAATTCCCAGTAATACTAGTAAGTAA
- the DYS1 gene encoding deoxyhypusine synthase (CAGL0H07249g~Putative deoxyhypusine synthase), which produces MSAANDKLPDILQDAVLKASVPVPDDFVQVKGIDYSAATATDMRASDLVNSMKTMGFQASSLGKACDIIDEMRSWRGKHIDELDEHDRKGQFDDAGYQKTTVFMGYTSNLISSGLRETLRYLVQHKMVDALVATAGGIEEDIIKCLAPTYLGEFSLEGKSLRDQGMNRIGNLLVPNDNYCKFEEWIVPIFDKMLEEQEEYVAKHGKDCLDANTDVDSPIWTPSKLIDRLGKEINDESSVLYWAHKNKIPIFCPAITDGSIGDMLFFHTFKASPKQIRLDIVADIRKINSMSMEASKAGMIILGGGLIKHHIANACLMRNGADYAVYINTGQEFDGSDAGARPDEAVSWGKIKAEAKSVKIYADVTIVFPLIVAATFANGKPLPKN; this is translated from the coding sequence ATGTCTGCTGCCAACGATAAACTTCCAGACATTCTACAGGATGCTGTTTTGAAAGCCTCTGTTCCAGTTCCAGATGACTTTGTTCAGGTCAAAGGTATTGATTACTCCGCTGCAACTGCCACAGACATGAGAGCCTCTGATCTTGTCAACTCTATGAAGACCATGGGTTTTCAAGCTAGCTCCTTGGGCAAAGCTTGTGAtatcattgatgaaatgaGATCATGGAGAGGTAAGCACATTGATGAGCTTGATGAGCATGACAGAAAAGGTCAATTCGACGACGCTGGCTACCAAAAGACCACTGTCTTTATGGGTTACACTTCCAATTTGATTAGTTCTGGTCTACGTGAAACCTTGAGATATCTTGTGCAGCATAAGATGGTTGATGCTCTTGTTGCTACTGCCGGTGGTATCGAAGAAGATATCATTAAGTGTTTGGCACCAACATATTTGGGTGAATTCTCCTTGGAAGGTAAATCCCTTCGTGACCAAGGTATGAACCGTATCGGTAATCTATTGGTTCCAAACGACAACTACTGTAAGTTTGAAGAATGGATCGTTCCAATCTTCGACAAGATGTTAGAGGAGCAAGAAGAATATGTGGCCAAGCACGGTAAGGATTGTTTGGATGCTAACACTGATGTCGATTCTCCAATCTGGACTCCTTCGAAACTGATTGACCGTCTTGGTAAGGAGATCAATGACGAATCCTCTGTTCTATACTGGGCTCACAAGAATAAGATTCCAATCTTCTGCCCAGCCATTACTGATGGTTCCATTGGTGACATGCTGTTCTTCCACACTTTCAAGGCTTCTCCAAAGCAAATCAGACTGGATATTGTCGCTGATATCAGAAAAATCAACTCCATGTCTATGGAAGCTTCAAAAGCTGGTATGATTATTCTGGGTGGTGGTTTGATCAAGCATCATATTGCCAACGCTTGTCTAATGAGAAATGGTGCTGACTATGCAGTTTATATCAACACTGGTCAAGAGTTTGACGGTTCTGATGCTGGTGCAAGACCCGATGAAGCTGTTTCTTGGGGTAAAATTAAGGCAGAAGCTAAGTCTGTGAAGATTTATGCTGATGTTACTATTGTTTTCCCATTGATCGTTGCTGCCACGTTCGCCAATGGTAAGCCTCTACCAAAGAACTAA
- the IPK1 gene encoding inositol pentakisphosphate 2-kinase (CAGL0H07271g~Ortholog(s) have inositol pentakisphosphate 2-kinase activity, role in inositol phosphate biosynthetic process, nuclear-transcribed mRNA catabolic process, non-stop decay and nucleus localization) translates to MLVAEGGANILLELDHRGVLYRCNVRDKSLKVNNEYTYKNYRYINQVVRPLLGDCIPEMELVDIPYDRISGIIGDFVGDPDSDHVSALTIKNLRPTNVYGEKIRYDDHFTKVYHDDTMEHILVEIKPKWLHHAKFCRNCTHNNLKNRKIPYCYALMVVDPSHVSDMLLHTGIAFPRKFLIKFVDYFSKSDNILAKLHDIQKNLDSNVSMNDIKSIDDVSDAFLLNMTLKDVSCFIEWTREPDSLEVNVVDVDMKLVSKLDHWVNTHIQLSNSSNLVHH, encoded by the coding sequence ATGCTGGTTGCTGAAGGAGGTGCAAATATACTTTTGGAATTGGATCATAGAGGTGTGTTATATCGCTGCAATGTTCGCGATAAGTCACTTAAGGTTAACAATGAGTACACTTATAAGAATTACAGGTATATTAACCAAGTTGTGAGACCTTTGTTAGGTGATTGTATACCTGAGATGGAGCTTGTTGATATTCCTTATGACCGGATTTCGGGCATCATTGGTGACTTTGTAGGTGATCCCGATAGTGATCATGTATCAGCACTGACTATCAAGAACTTGAGACCAACTAATGTATATGGTGAAAAGATAAGATACGATGATCACTTTACAAAAGTCTATCATGATGACACTATGGAGCATATCTTGGTGGAGATTAAGCCAAAATGGTTGCACCATGCGAAATTCTGTAGGAATTGTACGCATaacaatttgaagaatCGAAAAATACCATATTGTTATGCGTTGATGGTTGTCGACCCAAGCCACGTTTCAGATATGCTATTGCACACAGGAATTGCTTTCCCTAGGAAGTTTTTGATTAAATTTGTTGACTACTTCAGTAAGTCTGATAATATACTCGCAAAACTGCATGACATTCAAAAGAATCTTGACTCAAACGTTTCAATGAATGATATTAAGAGCATTGATGATGTGTCTGATGCTTTTCTACTTAATATGACTCTTAAGGATGTTTCTTGTTTTATAGAATGGACCAGAGAGCCGGACTCACTGGAAGTAAATGTTGTTGATGTAGACATGAAATTGGTGTCAAAGTTAGACCATTGGGTCAATACCCACATACAGTTAAGCAACTCATCAAATTTAGTTCATCATTAA
- the RAD34 gene encoding Rad34p (CAGL0H07293g~Ortholog(s) have role in nucleotide-excision repair and nucleus localization) yields the protein MNNKRDREDELADLSAKRQSLNTGEETELFYDESSSSEESDIEDIDWEDIDLAGDITVKLKAPLHQNATNKRRRKDNFYHRLRYGLHIIAIPILVATLIKRTNWTQDERLRRRLKRSVPKQITKKVKNWSKSSQDIRISSIRTLLLGLVMWFRANYQINSNGFRQNFYRLHYIFRLDDGNVMKPYREACLRDQHKYYGERPDIAGNIEDIRTFVRNKKANRDYLTLFFITILREILPADQIKSLRLCFSLPLHNFQISPRNITKLASRDAGKVPNRFDTDLLQPYFWIELHTIDEPDKLYVIDPVVHIEEGNIVKKYNIDEPVDIFEPIKDLNLNVNQWFQYVISCDAKDMTIRDVSARYIPDIYYRYYDRTRGSVLETTRQSKSHHFFMRVLKSTSRYRNDNTVLMKTIAAKNYKLPKSISELKRSPNFKGLRILKQSETVSSKAKPVGKVQYGGKKDKIYRISDILPLKTRQHWYLLGRTVKEDAKPIRTKTIPLRKRNAISSAQELNFARELFSYEQTDLTPKYPSSYKDVYGIYHVVCDVDFYKNKYKNVEIYSKSVIPTGFRLMRTFDKDYKFDLRRLIKNANVEKGKKGQKLIKYLDVVSGFDFRKGQATPIKTHILVNYMDYRKILSLQKDYIELLRLESWSNFITRLKIKCELEDKYGKL from the coding sequence ATGAACAATAAGAGAGACCGTGAAGATGAGTTAGCGGATCTCTCTGCAAAGCGACAAAGCTTAAACACGGGTGAGGAAACAGAATTATTTTACGATGAATCAAGCTCTAGTGAGGAATCGGACATTGAAGACATTGATTGGGAGGATATTGATTTAGCTGGAGATATCACTGTTAAACTAAAAGCTCCATTGCACCAAAATGCAACCAAtaagagaagaaggaaagaCAATTTCTATCATCGTTTGCGATACGGTTTGCATATAATTGCAATACCAATTCTTGTGGCGACTTTAATTAAGAGAACTAATTGGACCCAAGATGAAAGACTGCGAAGAAGATTGAAGAGATCAGTCCCTAAACAGATCACCAAAAAGGTCAAGAATTGGTCAAAGAGCTCACAAGATATTCGAATTTCATCGATTAGGACACTACTACTTGGCCTAGTTATGTGGTTCAGGGCCAATTACCAGATTAATAGCAACGGATTCAGACAAAATTTCTACAGACTGCACTATATATTTCGACTAGATGATGGAAATGTAATGAAGCCCTATCGAGAAGCTTGTCTTAGAGATCAGCACAAATATTATGGGGAAAGACCGGACATCGCTGGAAATATCGAAGACATCAGAACATTTGTACGAAACAAGAAGGCAAACAGAGACTATTTAACTCTCTTTTTCATCACAATCTTACGTGAAATTTTACCCGCTGATCAAATAAAGAGTCTCCGGTTATGCTTTTCACTTCCCCTCCATAATTTCCAAATATCACCGAGAAATATTACCAAATTAGCCAGCAGGGATGCTGGTAAAGTTCCTAACAGATTTGATACCGACTTATTACAACCCTATTTCTGGATAGAGTTACATACAATTGATGAACCTGATAAGTTATATGTTATCGACCCTGTCGTACATATAGAAGAGGGaaatattgtaaaaaagtataatattgatgaacCTGTTGACATCTTTGAACCTATAAAAGATCTTAATCTGAATGTAAATCAATGGTTTCAATATGTAATAAGTTGCGATGCTAAAGATATGACAATCAGAGATGTATCTGCGCGCTATATTCCagatatttattatagATACTATGACAGGACAAGAGGAAGTGTCTTAGAAACGACGCGCCAATCTAAAAGTCATCACTTCTTCATGAGAGTGTTAAAGTCAACTTCTAGATACCGCAACGACAACACCGTCTTGATGAAAACCATTGCAGCCAAAAACTATAAGTTACCGAAATCTATTTCTGAACTTAAGAGATCTCCAAACTTTAAAGGTCTACGAATATTGAAACAAAGCGAGACTGTTAGTAGTAAGGCAAAGCCGGTAGGGAAGGTACAATATGGTGgtaaaaaagataaaatatatcGAATCAGCGACATTTTGCCATTGAAAACCAGACAACACTGGTATCTATTGGGTAGGACAGTCAAAGAAGATGCAAAACCTATAAGAACTAAAACGATCCCCTTGAGAAAAAGGAACGCTATTTCTTCAGCACAGGAACTTAATTTCGCTAGGGAGCTTTTCTCATATGAACAAACGGATTTAACACCCAAATATCCTTCGTCATATAAGGATGTATATGGGATATACCATGTTGTTTGTGATGTTGATTTTTATAAGAACAAATACAAGAATGTGGAGATATATTCTAAATCGGTAATTCCAACCGGGTTTCGACTGATGCGTACTTTTGACAAGGACTATAAGTTTGACTTACGTAGATTGATCAAAAATGCGAACGTGGAAAAGGGCAAAAAAGGTCAGAAATTAATCAAATATCTGGATGTAGTTAGTGGGTTTGATTTCAGGAAGGGTCAAGCAACTCCGATTAAGACTCATATTTTGGTAAACTACATGGACTACCGCAAAATATTATCACTACAAAAAGATTATATAGAGCTTCTAAGATTAGAATCATGGAGTAACTTTATCACAAGACTGAAGATTAAGTGTGAATTGGAGGACAAATACGGCAAATTATAG
- the PIB1 gene encoding phosphatidylinositol-3-phosphate-binding ubiquitin-protein ligase (CAGL0H07315g~Ortholog(s) have phosphatidylinositol-3-phosphate binding, ubiquitin protein ligase activity and role in cytoplasm protein quality control by the ubiquitin-proteasome system, protein ubiquitination), translating into MTRRCSVVNAGAIWKPDDDSKVCDKCGVRFTFLYRRHHCRCCGNIYCHNCTHNFILYDTTRVRVVKNPESYWEYPPYRTCDTCFETLRSQNLISSKYHYEEIPDADSNEPDDTSTDIADSTAGTTTTDTTDTTNTDSSMNHDSHAYEMNHCPLCNQDLRTFPTEEDAQQHVERCITSAEQTQQHQEQESEEPPRCPTLQNRMLVYKIPTTTAPENEPQGYQECPICFEEMVPGEKVGRLECLCVYHYSCIKSWFRKKRKEMSVATARNFCPIHDAITL; encoded by the coding sequence ATGACGAGGCGGTGTTCAGTGGTGAATGCTGGAGCTATATGGAAGCCGGATGATGACTCCAAGGTATGTGACAAGTGCGGCGTGCGATTTACATTCTTATACAGGCGGCACCATTGTCGGTGTTGTGGGAACATCTATTGCCACAACTGCACACATAACTTCATACTGTACGACACTACACGGGTGCGAGTTGTCAAGAACCCCGAGAGCTACTGGGAGTACCCGCCATATAGAACCTGTGACACATGTTTCGAGACGTTAAGAAGCCAGAACCTCATATCATCTAAATATCACTACGAAGAGATACCTGATGCCGACAGCAACGAGCCTGATGATACCTCTACAGACATCGCAGACTCGACTGCCGGTACGACCACCACAGACACTACTGATACGACAAATACAGATAGCAGTATGAATCACGACTCGCACGCATACGAAATGAACCATTGTCCTCTGTGTAACCAGGATCTACGGACATTCCCAACGGAGGAAGATGCGCAGCAACATGTAGAGCGCTGCATTACATCAGCAGAGCAGACACAGCAGCACCAAGAGCAAGAGTCAGAAGAGCCACCCCGATGTCCGACTCTACAAAACAGAATGCTCGTCTACAAGATCCCCACTACCACCGCCCCAGAGAATGAACCCCAGGGGTATCAGGAGTGCCCGATATGCTTCGAAGAGATGGTGCCTGGTGAGAAAGTCGGGCGTCTGGAGTGTCTGTGCGTGTACCACTATAGCTGCATCAAGAGCTGGTTTCGGAAAAAACGGAAGGAAATGAGCGTGGCCACCGCCCGCAATTTTTGCCCGATCCACGACGCAATCACCCTCTGA
- a CDS encoding uncharacterized protein (CAGL0H07337g~Protein of unknown function) yields the protein MTRVDPVSAMRLAEEIAKRQEVLIYTRYQNNIEYYRELQRQADEMSVSDEVQSQISGVDDYLATTAKLYELSGNCKENKTHTNTNYDSNTQDKIARSPMPNVNCIDGGCAIDKPHSDSKSTFTPSTYVSCPFPLQDPRFKVIDVFLNEN from the coding sequence ATGACTCGAGTTGATCCGGTTAGTGCAATGCGGTTGGCGGAAGAAATCGCCAAGAGGCAGGAGGTGCTCATATATACCAGGTACCAGAACAATATCGAGTACTACCGGGAGTTGCAGAGACAGGCGGACGAGATGTCTGTCAGCGATGAGGTACAGAGCCAGATCAGCGGAGTCGATGACTACCTCGCGACTACCGCGAAATTGTACGAGCTCTCTGGCAATTGCAAGGAGAACAAGACCCACACCAACACAAACTATGATAGCAATACACAAGACAAGATAGCTCGGTCACCGATGCCGAATGTCAACTGCATCGATGGGGGCTGTGCTATAGATAAGCCGCACAGCGATAGCAAATCTACATTCACGCCATCTACCTATGTGTCATGCCCTTTCCCATTACAAGATCCTCGCTTCAAAGTTATAGACGTATTCCTAAATGAAAATTAA
- the PHO8 gene encoding alkaline phosphatase PHO8 (CAGL0H07359g~Ortholog(s) have alkaline phosphatase activity, role in nicotinamide nucleotide metabolic process, protein dephosphorylation and extracellular region, fungal-type vacuole membrane localization) — protein sequence MIRNTERESLLTSQNKRHKKYFKYGLKYILTTVLVFFTFLHIWYPDVISESLHWNSHAKKKNVIFFVTDGMGPASLSLTRSYRQYVQGLDIDDILELDRHLIGSSRTRSYNSLVTDSSAGATAFSCGMKTYNSGTGVGPDKTPCGTLLEAAKLKGYLTGLVVTTRLTDATPAAFSSHVDYRFQEDQIAEQQLGNYPLGRMVDLMMGGGRTHFYPSGTNDPRYGRRGLRQDDRNLIEEAIENGWQYAGNRNDFDDLKMGKNVTLPLLGLFADFDIPFEIDRSDKEYPSLEEQTITALTALNDASKHSDKGFFIMIEGSRIDHAGHQNDPAAQVREVMAFDKAFKAALEFAKESDTETVIISTSDHETGGLVTARQVTVSYPEYVWYPEVLFNSKHSGEYLKHKIANYKGNDKKRFIEKEVFEKIMNIGDYSDSDVEDLSNMTNVEDIQYKLNDMISFRAQIGWSTHGHSAVDVNIYAYSNRPKSWQYLLSKLQGNHENIEIGHFMRDYLELDLEEVTKRIKDTDHSPRKQGNIYIDEYHPASTVGI from the coding sequence ATGATCAGAAATACTGAGCGGGAGTCATTACTGACATCTCAAAATAAGCGtcataaaaaatatttcaagtATGGATTGAAGTACATTCTCACAACagttttagtttttttcaCATTTCTGCATATATGGTACCCGGATGTTATATCTGAGAGTCTTCACTGGAATTCCCAtgcaaagaagaagaatgtCATCTTCTTTGTGACCGATGGTATGGGACCAGCCTCACTGTCACTGACTAGGTCGTACAGACAGTATGTACAAGGATTAGATATCGACGACATCTTAGAGTTGGATAGACACTTAATTGGCtcttcaagaacaagatCGTACAATTCTTTAGTTACAGATTCTTCTGCAGGAGCAACAGCATTTTCGTGTGGTATGAAGACCTATAATAGTGGTACAGGTGTTGGACCGGACAAGACACCATGTGGTACTTTGTTAGAAGCAGCAAAGCTCAAAGGATACCTAACTGGATTGGTAGTTACAACTAGGTTAACTGATGCTACACCAGCTGCATTTAGTTCGCATGTGGACTACAGgtttcaagaagatcagATCGCCGAACAACAACTAGGTAACTACCCACTAGGACGAATGGTAGATCTTATGATGGGTGGTGGCAGAACACATTTTTATCCCTCCGGTACTAATGATCCAAGGTATGGTCGTAGAGGTTTACGTCAAGATGACAGAAACTTAATCGAAGAGGCTATTGAAAACGGATGGCAATATGCTGGTAACAGAAATGATTTCGATGACCTAAAAATGGGTAAGAATGTCACACTGCCATTGTTAGGTTTATTTGCTGATTTTGATATCccatttgaaattgatagaTCTGATAAAGAGTATCCATCACTTGAAGAGCAAACGATCACGGCTCTAACTGCCTTAAATGATGCCTCAAAGCACTCGGATAAAGGATTTTTTATCATGATAGAGGGCTCAAGAATTGACCATGCAGGACATCAAAATGATCCTGCAGCACAGGTTCGTGAAGTGATGGCATTTGACAAGGCATTCAAAGCGGCTTTAGAGTTTGCCAAAGAATCTGATACAGAAACTGTCATAATATCGACATCAGATCATGAAACTGGAGGTCTGGTGACTGCCAGACAGGTAACGGTCTCTTATCCGGAATATGTGTGGTATCCGGAAGTATTATTCAATAGCAAGCACTCTGGTGAATATTTGAAGCACAAGATTGCTAATTACAAAGGCAACGACAAAAAGCGTTTCATTGAGAAGGAGGTGTTTGAAAAGATAATGAATATTGGTGACTATTCTGATAGTGACGTTGAAGACTTGAGCAATATGACAAATGTGGAAGATATTCAATATAAGTTGAATGATATGATTTCGTTTAGAGCACAAATTGGATGGTCTACGCATGGCCATAGTGCAGTAGATGTAAACATATATGCATACTCTAACAGGCCTAAATCGTGGCAGTATCTGCTAAGTAAGTTGCAAGGAAATcatgaaaatattgagaTAGGTCATTTCATGAGGGATTACCTGGAATTGGATCTTGAGGAAGTTACAAAGCGTATCAAGGATACCGATCATTCTCCAAGAAAGCAAGGTAATATCTATATTGACGAATATCACCCTGCCAGTACTGTTGGAATATAA
- the CWC21 gene encoding U2-type spliceosomal complex subunit CWC21 (CAGL0H07381g~Ortholog(s) have role in mRNA splicing, via spliceosome and U2-type spliceosomal complex localization), whose protein sequence is MGRGVGLQSAKGSSTSGYVQRSLAHDNRDDKTGIVRLKNKNYELRKITKRSQKVDKPANESKDNGLKKVLVEHDKRREIEVQVSELRDSLEDKQDRNPDEWPDKRIDEECEKLRSTLLADLQEKEKYQKAYTPRSKRSSESSK, encoded by the coding sequence ATGGGTCGTGGTGTTGGGTTACAGTCTGCTAAAGGTAGCAGCACGTCTGGGTATGTGCAGAGATCGCTTGCTCACGACAACAGGGACGACAAGACCGGTATAGTTAGgctgaagaacaagaactacGAGCTCAGGAAGATCACAAAGAGATCTCAGAAGGTTGACAAGCCTGCGAATGAAAGTAAGGACAATGGGTTGAAGAAAGTGCTGGTGGAACACGACaagagaagagaaattgaagttCAAGTGAGTGAACTAAGGGACTCGCTAGAAGATAAGCAGGATAGGAATCCAGATGAATGGCCTGACAAACGGATAGATGAAGAGTGTGAAAAACTTCGAAGCACTCTACTCGCAGATCTACAggagaaagagaaatacCAGAAAGCATACACACCAAGATCTAAGAGAAGCTCGGAATCATCTAAATAG